CCCCTGCGGCCGCACGCGCTCCACCGATGCTCTTCCGGTAGCCCAACACGTCCATGCCCCATCAGACCCGCCTGTTCGCGTCGCCCGACGAGAAGCCTTCGGAACTCGTGCGGACGATGAAGCACCTCGCGGAAACCATACTTCCGGAAAAAGCCGCGTCGGGCGACTATCCGGTGCGGTTCGACCACTGCTTCAAGCGCATCGCGTACGACGTAGCGGTGGGCGCGAAGTGGGACACCGAGGTGACGCCGCCCTTCTACGCACACGCCACCCCAAAACAGATCCGTCGCGCCGTGGACGTGCTGCAAGAGATGGCGGAGGACCCGAACCGGGCCGCCGAGTACAACCGCCATTCCCTACGCTACCGCGACGCCGGCGCGTAGGGACCACTGCCCCGCTTTCTATTCTGATTCTCCATCCCCAGCCGTCCAATGAGTACACGCCCTGAATCGCTCGCCACCGTTACGGATATCGACTGCACCGGACGTACGGCCCTCGTCACCGGCTCCACCAGCGGCATTGGCCGTGTGGCGGCGCATGCGCTCGGCCGCCTCGGGGCGGAGGTAATCGTACACGGCCGCGACCGCGAGGCGGGGGAGGCGGTCGTTGAGGGCATCCGTGAAGAGGGAGGCGAAGCGACCTTTGTCGCGGCGGACTTCACGGACGCCGCTGCGGTGCGGGGGCTGGCAGAGACGGTCCGGGCACGCACAGACGGGCTCGACCTCCTGCTCAACAACGCTGGTGGGCTGTTTCGGGAGGGACGACTCGTGGAGGGCATCGAGCGCACGTTCTACGTGAACCATCTCGCCCCGTACCTGCTGACCGCCGACCTGCTTGACCATCTGCGCGAGGACGCTCGCGTCGTCACGACGGCCTCCGATGCTCACCGCGGGGCCCAGCTTGACCTAGACCGCGTGCGCACCGTCGACGGGTACTCTGGAATGGGGGCCTACGCCCACTCGAAGCTCGCAAACGTGCTGTTCGCGTCGGAGCTGGCCCGACGCCTGGACGCCACGGGCCGTTCCGTCGTGTCGAACAGCCTCCATCCCGGGTTCGTCCCCGGAAGCCAGTTCGGGCGGTTCCTGCCCGGTCCGCTCTCGGGCCTGTTCCGGATGCTGGGCGTGGTGCCGGGCACCTCGTCGGTGGCCGACGGGGCCGCCGAGATCCTGCACGTAGCCGTATCCCCCAACACGGCCGATGCCTCGGGGCGGTACTTCTCGGGACAGTCTCCTGCTACGCCGGCGACCGCGGCCCAAGATCAGGCGGCCGCCGAGCGCTTGTGGCACCGGAGTGCGGAGATGCTGGGCATGGACGCGCCATTGACCAACGTCGCGTCCGAGTCGACCACAACCGAAGCGTCGTAGCCTCCGTGTCGGCCAGTGTGGTTTTCCCTGGAGGCGTCGTGCCGCGGCCCCACCAATCGAGTACTGTCTCGAGCTATCCGTACTGGCGCACGACGTACTCTTCCTCCATGTGCTCGATCAACTGAAGGGCCTTGGACTTGGCCGCCTCCGAGAGCTGCCGCATGCAGTCGCGCATCGAAATGATGCCGCTGAGCTGCCCATCCGTGTCGACCACCGGGAGGTGGCGACACTGCAGGTCGCGCATCTGATCGAGGGCATCCTCTAGCGACTGGGCCGGCGTGACGGTTGCCACGTCCTCTGTCATGACGGTTCGTACCGCGGTGTCCTTGGGGGCGCGTCCCTTCAGCGACATCTTGCGCATGTGGTCGCGCTCCGTAAAGATGCCCGCGATGTCGCCGTCGGCCGTTACTACAATGGAGCCGACCCCAATCTCGGCCATCCGGTCGATGCAGTCGTAGACGCTGTCTTGAGGCGCGGCGGTGAGTACGCTGGTCGGGTCGTGAAGTGCGCCCTTCGCCTTGAGCACATCTTCGACGCTGGAGTTGGGAATCGTGGGTTCGTCTTTCATTGGAGGAGGGGGACGTGAGAAAGTCGGCTGGAGGGAGTGTCAGCCCGCGGGGTCAGCGAGGGCACGTAGGCGGGAGGGGCACACGGGTAGAAAAGACGGGCCGGATGGATTCTGTCGGGTCGGAGGGCAAGTGAGTGTCCACGCAGTCTCCGCTTTTCCCATCCCCGCCGCACCCGCTACTGGCTCGAAAAATGCCCTACCGGGGGAGTGATACGCAAGCAAGCGGCCATTTGGTCGGCCGGTACGGTGCGACCAAGTCTAGTGGATAACGAGGTACCGCCGAAAAAGGCATGTGCTGTCTGAATGCAGCTTTTATCTGCTCCGCTTCAGGAAGGTGCCCCCAATACCGGCCCAAACGTGACGACTCTGGGATCTAACCTTACGGGTGTGTTATCTCGGGGGGCCAGATCGCACTCGGCGCACCGCTTCCTTGAAGTCCCGACTCTCCTGTGGTAGCAGTAGCGGGCATGAGGTTGTAAAAGACATGTCTCATATCGCCAATGTCCGGAAAACTACACCCTGTGAGGTTTTCCATCTCTCGTGAAGGATACGGACACTTCAAACCTTTATACGCACTTCTGCCCTCGATGAGCGACTCTCCCGCGGTACTTGTGATTGGCGGTGGTGCTACGGGCACGGGCATTGCCCGGGACCTTGCATTGCGCGGCGTTGAGGTCCTTCTCGTGGAACGGGATGGGCTTTCCAGTGGGGCCTCCAGTCGTTCCCACGGACTGCTGCACAGTGGGGCCCGCTACGCTGAGGCCAACCGAGTAGGGGCGGAGGAGTGCATCGAAGAAAACCGCGTGCTCCGGTCCATCGCCGGGGCCTGCATCCGTGATACCGGTGGCCTGTTTGTCCAGTTGGCCGACGACGACCCGGAGTACTTTGAGGAGAAGCGGGCCGCCTGTGACGAGATTGGCATCGAGACGGACGTGCTTAGTGCGGCGGAGGCCCAGGCCCATGTCCCGGACCTTTCGGGCGAGGTGGAGCAGGCGATGTGGGTTCCCGATGGGGTGGTATATCCATCGCGCCTCAGTGCCGCAAACGCCGCCGACGCGGAGGCCCATGGCGCGCTTGTTCAGCCCCACGCTCCCCTCGAAGACCTAGTGGTGGAGGAGGGACAAGTCGTGAGAGCAATGATCGGGGGGGCGGTCGACGCGGCGGTTGAGCCCACGTACGTCGTGAACGCGACGGGGGCTTGGGCGGGGACGGTGGCATCGATGGCGGACGTCAACCTGGGGATGGCCCCCTCGCGGGGCGTGATGATCTCGGTGGAGTATGAGGGCCTCGGCCCGGCGCTCAACCGCTGCCGCGACCCGGACGACGGGGACATTGTTGTGCCGCACGACGACGAGGTGGTACTGGGGACCACGAGCGTGCCGGTGACGGACCCGGACGACTACGAGGAGGCTGAGTGGGAGGTCGAGACGTCCGTTCGGGAGTGTGCCGCCATGCTGCCCCCGGTGGCCGACGCCCCGACGGTCCGCACGTGGTGGGGCGTGCGGCCATTGTACGCCCCCGACGAGCAGGCGAGCAATCGGCGCGGCATCTCGCGGGGCTTTACCACCGTGGACCACGCCGCCGATGGGGTGGACAACTTCGCCAGCATTGTCGGCGGCAAACTGACGACCTATCGGCAGATGGCCGAGGCCGTGTCCGATCACGTCTGCAGCGAGCTCGGCGTGGACGCCGCGTGCGAGACGGCGACCCGCCCGCTGCCCGGCGCCGACGATCCCGATCGGCTCGACGAGTTCGTGGCGGCCTACGACGGCCAGGGACCCACCGATGCAGATGTCTCCGGCCAGGAATAACACTTCTGTCCACGGGCTCGCCCGGCGACAGGAGTAGGGCGAGGGCACGGCCCGCCGGAAACAGGATGCTCCCCCCCGTGACCCCCCGCTGTTGCACAGGCCGATCGATCCGTGCGTCAACGGGTGCGTCTACGTCTCCCCTTCGGGGGAGGACCCGTCTGACAGTGCCTCCTCTTTTACGGTGTTGAGGCGTGCCAGTGCAGCCTCACGGTCGTCCGGCAGGTCTGGGTCCTCGAAGACGACCTCCTTGATCGCCCCCAGCGCCCGGTTCTCCGGCCCTTCGAGCCGGTCCTGCATCGCTTCGAAGAGGGCGCCGCGGCGGAGGGCCTCGTCCTTGACCGCCATGAGGTAGTCGTAGGCCGCGTCGTGCTCGTTGGGAATCTCGCCGTCGAGGATGGCCTCGCGAATCCAGGTTTTGGCGATGCCCACGGCCACCCCCTCCTCGATCCCCAGTGTCTCCATGATTTCGTACCCGTCCACCGGCGGCTCAAAGTTGCGGAGGCGGTCCTTCTCTTCTACAGCCCGCAT
This window of the Salinibacter grassmerensis genome carries:
- a CDS encoding SDR family NAD(P)-dependent oxidoreductase yields the protein MSTRPESLATVTDIDCTGRTALVTGSTSGIGRVAAHALGRLGAEVIVHGRDREAGEAVVEGIREEGGEATFVAADFTDAAAVRGLAETVRARTDGLDLLLNNAGGLFREGRLVEGIERTFYVNHLAPYLLTADLLDHLREDARVVTTASDAHRGAQLDLDRVRTVDGYSGMGAYAHSKLANVLFASELARRLDATGRSVVSNSLHPGFVPGSQFGRFLPGPLSGLFRMLGVVPGTSSVADGAAEILHVAVSPNTADASGRYFSGQSPATPATAAQDQAAAERLWHRSAEMLGMDAPLTNVASESTTTEAS
- a CDS encoding FAD-dependent oxidoreductase, with translation MSDSPAVLVIGGGATGTGIARDLALRGVEVLLVERDGLSSGASSRSHGLLHSGARYAEANRVGAEECIEENRVLRSIAGACIRDTGGLFVQLADDDPEYFEEKRAACDEIGIETDVLSAAEAQAHVPDLSGEVEQAMWVPDGVVYPSRLSAANAADAEAHGALVQPHAPLEDLVVEEGQVVRAMIGGAVDAAVEPTYVVNATGAWAGTVASMADVNLGMAPSRGVMISVEYEGLGPALNRCRDPDDGDIVVPHDDEVVLGTTSVPVTDPDDYEEAEWEVETSVRECAAMLPPVADAPTVRTWWGVRPLYAPDEQASNRRGISRGFTTVDHAADGVDNFASIVGGKLTTYRQMAEAVSDHVCSELGVDAACETATRPLPGADDPDRLDEFVAAYDGQGPTDADVSGQE
- a CDS encoding CBS domain-containing protein — encoded protein: MKDEPTIPNSSVEDVLKAKGALHDPTSVLTAAPQDSVYDCIDRMAEIGVGSIVVTADGDIAGIFTERDHMRKMSLKGRAPKDTAVRTVMTEDVATVTPAQSLEDALDQMRDLQCRHLPVVDTDGQLSGIISMRDCMRQLSEAAKSKALQLIEHMEEEYVVRQYG